One segment of Macrotis lagotis isolate mMagLag1 chromosome 1, bilby.v1.9.chrom.fasta, whole genome shotgun sequence DNA contains the following:
- the LOC141506007 gene encoding olfactory receptor 8D1-like: MNAGNHSMVTEFILMGLTDQPELQLPLFFLFLQIYIFSMMGNMGLLLLIRISSQLHTPMYYFLSNLCFIDLCYSSVIIPKMLVSFISKKNIISYSGCLTQFFFFCTFGIADCYMLTAMAYDRYVAICSPLLYNSTMSQNICFLLVVGVYAMGIFGAITHTIGLTRLSFCRNNVISHYFCDIPPLLKLSCSSTYINELLVMLLVVINSLVTTLPIIISYAFILSSILSIHSAKGRSKAFSTCGSHLASVAMLYGSIIFMYCQPESTSNITQQKVSSVIYTTVIPMLNSWIYSLRNKDVKDALNKIRKDWVVFWCK, encoded by the coding sequence ATGAATGCAGGGAATCATTCCATGGTGACAGAATTTATACTTATGGGGTTAACAGATCAGCCAGAGCTCCAGCttcccctctttttcctcttcctacaAATATACATTTTCTCCATGATGGGCAATATGGGCTTACTCCTACTTATCAGGATCAGTTCTCAGCTTCATACTCCCATGTACTATTTTCTTAGTAATTTATGTTTCATTGATCTTTGTTACTCTTCTGTCATTATCCCTAAAATGTTGGTGAGTTTTATATCAAAGAAGAACATCATCTCCTACTCAGGGTGCTTGACccagttctttttcttctgtacttTTGGCATTGCTGACTGCTACATGCTGACAGCCATGGCCTATGATCGTTATGTTGCCATTTGTAGCCCCCTGCTCTATAATAGTACCATGTCCCAGAATATCTGCTTCCTCCTAGTTGTAGGAGTGTATGCCATGGGAATCTTTGGAGCCATTACTCATACAATTGGTCTAACAAGACTCTCCTTCTGCAGAAACAATGTTATTAGTCATTATTTTTGTGACATCCCTCCCCTTTTGAAGCTATCTTGTTCTAGCACCTATATCAATGAACTTTTGGTGATGCTTCTGGTCGTGATCAACTCATTGGTAACCACTCTACCTATCATAATCTCTTATGCTTTCATCCTCTCCAGCATCCTCAGCATCCATTCTGCTAAGGGCAGATCCAAAGCCTTCAGTACCTGTGGATCCCACCTGGCATCTGTGGCTATGCTATATGGCTCCATAATTTTTATGTACTGTCAGCCTGAATCAACCAGCAACATCACTCAACAGAAAGTGTCCTCAGTGATCTACACCACAGTCATACCTATGCTTAACTCATGGATCTATAGTCTGAGAAACAAGGATGTGAAGGATGCACTGAATAAAATAAGGAAGGACTGGGTGGTCTTCTGGTGCAAGTAG